In Oryctolagus cuniculus chromosome X, mOryCun1.1, whole genome shotgun sequence, a single window of DNA contains:
- the LOC100350357 gene encoding cancer/testis antigen 55, which yields MALALDGVLSSDSGNFSLDMDTLCKVPFCKFEQHQQVQSKHDNASEGGNEVLDVAGQYNQFFTYPIGDTRLNTVQGSVTSLCGDCGLINESIHFSTDVTGNVPLRVGQKVAAVVEEDEISRRLKAINVDAISGNLIGSGLLPPRIRVLIACVTSVKKNGFCVNKKTYCSLDIVSEGFVPYKGDWLEVEYSIQPGSSKIRAHSAKPVNYKHVDEVCITSLNGRNGVIEYTIFFNLDSLTLPDGYVPHIYDVINVIMIESTQPCYNWRAVSIIPVQMV from the exons ATGGCACTGGCCTTGGATGGAGTGCTCAGCTCTGACTCTGGGAACTTCTCCTTGGACATGGACACCCTG TGCAAAGTTCCCTTCTGCAAGTTTGAGCAACATCAGCAGGTACAATCTAAACATGATAATGCAAGTGAAGGAGGCAATGAAGTATTGGATGTTGCTGGGCAG TATAACCAGTTCTTTACCTACCCCATAGGTGACACCAGATTGAATACTGTCCAGGGATCTGTGACCAGTCTCTGTGGTGATTGTGGCTTGATTAATGAGTCCATCCATTTCAGTACTGATGTGACTGGCAATGTGCCTCTGAGAGTTGGACAGAAGGTTGCTGCTGTTGTTGAAGAAGATGAAATATCTCGTAGATTGAAAGCCATCAAT GTGGATGCAATCTCTGGTAATTTAATTGGCTCTGGACTGTTACCTCCCAGAATTAGAGTTTTAATTGCCTGTGTCACCTCTGTAAAGAAAAATGGTTTCTGTGTTAATAAAAAAACTTACTGCTCCCTAGACATTGTTTCTGAAG GTTTTGTGCCTTATAAAGGTGACTGGCTAGAAGTTGAGTATTCCATCCAACCAGGCTCCTCCAAAATCAGGGCACACTCAGCAAAGCCTGTGAATTATAAGCATGTGGATGAG GTCTGCATTACTAGTTTAAATGGAAGAAATGGTGTGATAGAGTATACTATCTTTTTCAACTTGGATTCTCTGACACTTCCTGATGGATATGTGCCTCACATCTATGATGTCATCAATGTGATCATGATAGAGAGCACTCAGCCATGCTATAATTGGAGGGCAGTTTCTATCATCCCAGTGCAAATGGTGTAA